Within Haematobia irritans isolate KBUSLIRL chromosome 2, ASM5000362v1, whole genome shotgun sequence, the genomic segment gaaaattggGGTTAGTTGGATAGGAATAGTGTGCAacatctatcaaacagtaaaaatctatctagaattctaccaactgtggcaacagtaATTTGTTTCCgatccaaagatgcggcttcttttaaATACAGACATTTTTGGGGATCTATGTAGATTTATGGCAaagctctataaaattaaaattgaatactcttttttgtttttaaacaaatatgtatgtaacaaatatatttttattatttgtacaACAATTTCacttaatcaaattttaaaataatattttgtatattttttggacaattttcATCGTTGTTAGTGTGGCAAATAAAACCGTGAACAATATCACAAGCTTTGGTAGTACCATCCTTGGTCAAAACACAATTTGCAGGATCATCGGCCACAACGATATCAATGATATCAGATTCctccaattttatttgtacaagtCCATCAGTCTTGGTCGTTAATAGATTGTTAAGGTCTGGAGAGTAGTCTGATTTTAACCAGAAATCAGGAATTGGATCTGAAACACAAAATCAGGActttattactatttttttttatttcgagtgATGATGTTCAGTCTGAGATACTAGAGTAATATCATATGTTAATATTTGTGCAAATTTCATTCCATATTTGCAATATGTCAATAGCGTCCTTTCATTTGTTAGGTAAATGCCCTGTTCGAAATTTCATAGGTTGCTACTTACCATACATTTGTTTAAGGTACTCATTTAGTAGGTCATCTGCGTTAAACTGTTTGATAGTTAGGAGATTGAGATTTCTATGTTTACATTCCGCATAGGATTGTTGCCATGTGAACTGCAATAATATAGGGTGTGAAAAATtggctttaaaaaaatgtataaaaagttTTAGAAAACCTAGTGTATGgataaaatttaacacaatgaACATTTGCATACCCTTCACACTACAATAATCTAATCCTCCATGGGTTTcagaagtcaaatcttgggGGGTCCGAAAGCTTATACTGTCATCACCtactaaatttcaaacggattggAAGAAAATTGCTCAAGATGTAATATCAGTAGATCGTTTTAGCtcccaattttttataactcgattttttcataAGAGCTAACATAtgttatttgtgccaagtttccagtcgatggcttgtttttttacattacaCTAACAttccgatgttttacaaacggaatttatctccatataaaaattttgtcaatttggagACTATCAGTTATGAAATGAGGTTATATGATCATATTAATCAATACAATGCTTAATATCCGatggtgcacacaaaaaaatttttttctgaatcaatcacgaaattaattgatcaattaattttttaattgaattgtcttcaatcacataagttatagtatcaaataaaaaattaattgaaggtcaattaaaac encodes:
- the LOC142227001 gene encoding uncharacterized protein LOC142227001, with the translated sequence MRATGIVVLVLTVVLPNLTLGAPLTKWFKTDNTTYYIESDHKFTWQQSYAECKHRNLNLLTIKQFNADDLLNEYLKQMYDPIPDFWLKSDYSPDLNNLLTTKTDGLVQIKLEESDIIDIVVADDPANCVLTKDGTTKACDIVHGFICHTNNDENCPKNIQNIILKFD